The window GTACAGACTGCAACACATGCCCCGCAGCCCATACACCTCTTCTCATCCACCTCGCAAACAGCACCTGAGGCTACGACTATATCATTCGCGAGAAGCGTTAAAGCCCGGCCGGCAGCTCCATAAGCCTGGTTGATCGTTTCCTGCATAAACTTGGGATAGTGGGCCAATCCGCAGAGGTAGACGCCGTCCGTCGCAAACTCGACAGGTCTCAATTTGACATGGGCCTCCTTGAAGAAGCCGTCTAAGCTCAACGTTACCTTGAAAAGATTGGCTATCTCTTTTGTCGCTGCCGAAGGGACAACGGCAGCAGCCAGGGCGATGATGTCGGCATCCAGCTCAAGCTTCTTGCCGAGGATATAATCCGTCGCGGTTACCTTGAGAACGGGCCGGCCGTCTTCGGACTTGCCGGGTTCCACCACAGGTGGATCCTCCGGCTCGTAGCGGATAAACTTTACATCCTTACTTGCCGCTTCCCGGTAATAATCCTCTTTGAACCCGTAGGTCCTTATGTCCCGGAAGAGGATGTAGATGTCCATCGCGGGGTTCTTCTCTTTGAGCAGAAGCGCGTTCTTTATGGACTCGCTACAGCATATCCTGCTGCAGTAATTTCTGTCCTCGTTCCTGCAGCCAACGCACTGGATCATCACGAGACTCTGCGCCTTCGCAACCTTTTCGTCCCCGCTGACGATCTTCTCTTCCAGCTCAAGGTGGGTCATTACCCTCTCATCCTGTCCGTAGAGGTATTCAGTGGGCGTATAGAGTTCGGCGCCGATAGCGATAACGGCTGCGCCATGCTTTATCTCTGTAATCCCCCTGTCAGACTTCACCGTGGTGACAAAGTTCCCCACATATCCCTTTGCCTCCGTGATCGTTGCATCGGTATACACGTGTATCAGGGGGTGCTTGTAAATCTTTCCTGCAAGGTCGCGCAGATATGCTTGGACATCCAGCCCCTCAAGGGTGGTGTGGATCTTCCGCGCGATCCCGCCGAGGTCGCTGTCCTTTTCAATCAGGTAGGCCTCGTGCCCCTGGTTGGCCATGGAGAGAGCGCTTGTCATGCCGGCTATGCCTCCGCCGACCACCAACGCCGCCTTATTAACCGGAAGATCAAATTCCTGTAACGGCTCCAATTGGCAGGCGCGGGCTACCGACATCCGGATTATATCATGTGCCTTTTCGGTGGCCTCTTCCTTTTCTTTCTGATGAACCCAGGAGTTATGCTCCCTGATGTTTGCCATCTCGTAGTAGTACTGGTTGATCCCCGCCTCCCTGAGGGTGTCCCGGAATAACGGCTCGAGGGTCCTGGGGGAGCATGCAGCGACAACCACCCGATTGAGCCCTTTCTCCTTTATCTTGTCCGTTATTTCTTTGGCAGAATTAATAGCGCATGAAAATAACTGTTCCTGGGCGTAGACAACATTGGGCAAGGTCTTGCAATACTCGACCGTCTCGGGGACATTTACAATCCTTCCGATATTTGCGCCGCAATGACACACAAAGACCCCTACCTTCGGCTCCTCTTGAGAGACATCCTGTTCCGGCGGATATATCCTTTCCTTGGCAAGGTTCCCCCGTCTGTAGTCAAGGAGCTCGCCGATCTGGGAACTCGCCCCGCTGGCGCCAAAAACCGACTCGGGGATATCGATGGGACCCTGCAAGCCTCCGCTTACAAAGATCCCGGGCCTGTTGGTGATTATAGGATTGACGAGATCGAGCTTGCAAAAATTGTGAGAATTGAGCTCAATGCCGAATTTTTTTGCAATGTCCTTCACATCAGCAGGAGGATTCAATCCAACGGATAATACCACCATATCGAATTCTTCCTCTATTACTCCATCATCCGGGGTAGAATACCGTACGGTCACATTCTTCGTTACGGGATCCTCTTTTACTATGGACGTGTAACTTCTGAAGAAGCGAATGCCGGGCAGGTTCTCGGTCCTCTGGTAGTACCGCTCAAAATCCTTTCCGTAAGAACGTACATCGTTATGGAATATGGTGCACTTCGCCTCTGCGTCATGGTCTTTTGTCAGGATCGCCTGCTTCTGGGTATAGGTGCAGCATACAGCCGAACAATAGCTGTTGCCACCTTCAATAACCTGCCGGGAACCGACGCATTGAATCCAGGCTACGTTATGTGGATGCTTCTTGTCGGAGGTACGCAGTATCTCACCCCCATATGGCCCGGTGGAGGATAAGAGCCGCTCGTAGTCCATACTGGTTACCACGTTTACAAATTGTCCGTACCTGTATTCCTCCCTCACTTTGGGATCAAATGGTTCAATGCCGGGAGACAGAATTATGGCCCCTACATCTATTTCTACTTTCTCCGGCACTTGATTAAAATCTATGGCGTTATTCTTACATACTGCTTCGCATATACGACATTTCTTCTCTTTCAGGTAAAGACAGCTTTCATCTATATAGGTGATAAGTGGAATTGCCTGAGCGAAGTATATATGGACAGCTTTGTTTTTTGATATTTCCTGATTATATTGATCAGGGTATTGAACCGGGCAGTATTCTACACAGGTAGTACAACCCGTGCATTTGTCCTCCAGGATATACCTGGGTTTTTTAGTAAGCGTTACCTTAAAGTTTCCTGCCTCACCTTCCACGCTGTTTACTTCTGTGTAGCTAAGAACCTCTATGTTCGGATGACGGCCGACCTCGACCATTTTGGGTGCGAGTATTCAAGTGGAGCAGTCATTTGTGGGAAAGGTCTTGTCAAGCTGGGCCATATGGCCACCAATGGTCGGCGCCTTTTCAACTAAGTAAACCTTAAAACCAGCAGCAGCAAGATCAAGAGAGGCCTGGATACCGCTGATCCCTCCTCCAACAACCATTACGTCGCCAAAATTACCGTCTCCAAGACCTTTACGAAGTTGTTGAATATTTTCTTTGAGCGATATTACGTTTTCCACTTTCTATCACCTCATCAGATTTTTTGTGGCCGTACTTAATTCCTTGAACAGCCGAGTCGCTCCGGGTGTGAATACACCGACAGACGGTTTCCACGCGCCCGGCCAACCAGGGCAATACCAAGATCACGGGCAAGCCCAATGGCGGTCCCCGTCGGCGTGTGCCGTGAGACTACAACCGGGGTCTGCATCTTTGCGGCCTTGCGCAGCATCTCCGACGAAACACGACCGGTAGTCAGAATCAGCCGATCTCTCGTTGGTAGTCCTCTCGCCAGACATTCACCCTGGATCTTGTCCAGGGTGTTATGCCGTCCTATATCCTCAGTTACAACGAGCAGATTCCTTGCATCGGACAAGGCTGAGGTGTGCACGCCGCCACTAAGCCGATACAGCTCCTCGTGCTCCACAAGATACTTCATCTGCAACAGCACTTCCGCTGGTGTCACAACAAGATCAGAATCAACCTTCTGTCCCCCGGTTGTGAAAGTTGCGCCGCCTCCGCACCCGGAGGTGAGTGTCCGCTTCGTCGGTAATTCAAACTCGGGGTTGGAGAGCCTCACATCAACTTCCGATTCTTCGTCACAGACCCTCATCATTATTACATCGCCCATGCCTGATATGATTCCCTCTGAGTACAGGAATCCAAGGACAAGGAAATTCAGCTTGGTTGGGGTGCACAGGATGGTGACCAGATGCTGGAGATTGACAAAGACCGTAAGCTCTTTTTCGAGAGGCGCGTGGCCCGTAGTCCTGACCCATCCCGCCTCGGAAAAGCGGTCGCATGCAACCTCCGCTGCTACACCTGCCATATCCGATACGCCCATCGCTTCTTGCACCTCTCCTTTCTTCGTCCTCTACGTCACTTCCTGTATGATCTCTGTGATGTCTTTAACCTCTATGTCGTCAGCATGATTCATGACGAGCCTGCTGTCCTCAAGAGCGGTGATGCAATAGGGGCAGGAGGTAACGAGTTCCTTTGCCCCACACTCAATAGCCTGATCCACTCTGATGTTGGAGAATCGTTCATGTTTTTCGGTTTCCGCCCACACCCTGCCTCCTCCCATGCCGCAGCAGAGGCTGTCTACGCGCGACTCGGGCAGCTCGGTCAGCTCCAGACCGGGTATCTTCTTCAAGACCTCCCTGGGTTCTTCATATATACCGTTATGCCGGCCCAGATAACAGGGGTCATGGTAGGTAATCTTCTTTCCATACTCTTTGGTGATCTGCAGCCTCCCCTCATTGATAAGCTCGTATATATATTGGGAGATATGGACTACCTCAAAGCTTA is drawn from Syntrophorhabdaceae bacterium and contains these coding sequences:
- the fdhD gene encoding formate dehydrogenase accessory sulfurtransferase FdhD, whose translation is MGVSDMAGVAAEVACDRFSEAGWVRTTGHAPLEKELTVFVNLQHLVTILCTPTKLNFLVLGFLYSEGIISGMGDVIMMRVCDEESEVDVRLSNPEFELPTKRTLTSGCGGGATFTTGGQKVDSDLVVTPAEVLLQMKYLVEHEELYRLSGGVHTSALSDARNLLVVTEDIGRHNTLDKIQGECLARGLPTRDRLILTTGRVSSEMLRKAAKMQTPVVVSRHTPTGTAIGLARDLGIALVGRARGNRLSVYSHPERLGCSRN
- a CDS encoding FAD-dependent oxidoreductase; its protein translation is MENVISLKENIQQLRKGLGDGNFGDVMVVGGGISGIQASLDLAAAGFKVYLVEKAPTIGGHMAQLDKTFPTNDCSTUILAPKMVEVGRHPNIEVLSYTEVNSVEGEAGNFKVTLTKKPRYILEDKCTGCTTCVEYCPVQYPDQYNQEISKNKAVHIYFAQAIPLITYIDESCLYLKEKKCRICEAVCKNNAIDFNQVPEKVEIDVGAIILSPGIEPFDPKVREEYRYGQFVNVVTSMDYERLLSSTGPYGGEILRTSDKKHPHNVAWIQCVGSRQVIEGGNSYCSAVCCTYTQKQAILTKDHDAEAKCTIFHNDVRSYGKDFERYYQRTENLPGIRFFRSYTSIVKEDPVTKNVTVRYSTPDDGVIEEEFDMVVLSVGLNPPADVKDIAKKFGIELNSHNFCKLDLVNPIITNRPGIFVSGGLQGPIDIPESVFGASGASSQIGELLDYRRGNLAKERIYPPEQDVSQEEPKVGVFVCHCGANIGRIVNVPETVEYCKTLPNVVYAQEQLFSCAINSAKEITDKIKEKGLNRVVVAACSPRTLEPLFRDTLREAGINQYYYEMANIREHNSWVHQKEKEEATEKAHDIIRMSVARACQLEPLQEFDLPVNKAALVVGGGIAGMTSALSMANQGHEAYLIEKDSDLGGIARKIHTTLEGLDVQAYLRDLAGKIYKHPLIHVYTDATITEAKGYVGNFVTTVKSDRGITEIKHGAAVIAIGAELYTPTEYLYGQDERVMTHLELEEKIVSGDEKVAKAQSLVMIQCVGCRNEDRNYCSRICCSESIKNALLLKEKNPAMDIYILFRDIRTYGFKEDYYREAASKDVKFIRYEPEDPPVVEPGKSEDGRPVLKVTATDYILGKKLELDADIIALAAAVVPSAATKEIANLFKVTLSLDGFFKEAHVKLRPVEFATDGVYLCGLAHYPKFMQETINQAYGAAGRALTLLANDIVVASGAVCEVDEKRCMGCGACVAVCTYGALELRDTKQGKKAVINPVLCKGDGLCNSKCPTGAITLKHYTDEELVAEIDTVVPEEEIIQQIDKAAGNV